The Pseudochaenichthys georgianus chromosome 24, fPseGeo1.2, whole genome shotgun sequence genome includes a region encoding these proteins:
- the epb41l2 gene encoding band 4.1-like protein 2 isoform X1 → MTTEAGSETEVKEKAEESAAQTDQSEKASEEAPEVTAAEGEEKEKEKEKDGKEGKGIARYLPTWLKKQKSQTSPSKEEPTNGESDSKDAQEEDGPVPAVNGHAEEENEAVKSDQVKEKEVESHSTASADTEPAKEEKLEESAEKSPEETAVTEEGEGAEEEKKEQEGEGEAQGGEEGGGEEAHTSIFQSPLRLVRKNKMKLAVCRVTLLDGTDFTCEVEKRAKGQFLFFKVCEHLNLMEKDYFGLAYIDSHEHKCWLDPTKEIKRQIRSNNCQFAFSVKFYPPDPSLLTEDITRYLLCLQLREDVASGRLPCSFVTHALLGSYTLQAEAGDYEPDQPRPLDNVGQLTFAPNQNKEMEEKILELHKSHRGMTPALADVQFLENAKKLSMYGVDLHHAKDSEGVDIMLGVCANGLLVYKDRLRINRFAWPKILKISYKRNNFYIKIRPGETEQFESTVGFKLQNHRSAKRLWKVCVENHSFFRLNAPEPPAKARFLTLGSKFRYSGRTQAQTRMASSLIDRPEPCFERTASKRSSRSLDGAPMISITEATSENGRDSHLDLHSDSKVMEVDLSPGDAEATPTQSLGASEPAPSQDHDKTTDEVLKHQASISQLKRSFMEAPSPSPPQPNQWEKRLTSSPAPTIRIQQQQQVSLEEEIASVLLSRHSGYCSAPPACCTPEPTLDADITPGSTSTLAATEESAPQLEDVPAAENLISETKEPAKTAEVEIEETVVVQEISIAPKPGLVSVTSPQEVTAEKEVVVTVETKEAKQESVSSESESEEEAEYHPNVSICHTQIPEEEEEEEEEEEKEEEKGVSVPDAPSLPAEVEEEEIEKKKNVEKEVEAKSNDDPITTQATNGHTLPKESGLAPEEEEEEEEEEELKMNGEASVVEAEPRPHVICCSEPPVVKTEMVTISDTFAAQKTEIATKEVPIVHTETKTITYEAAQLDGNGDGEPGVLMTAQTITSESLCTTTTTHITKMLKGGLSETRIEKRIVITGDCDIDHDQALAQAIKEAKEQHPDMSVTRVVVHKETELAEEED, encoded by the exons ATGACGACAGAAGCGGGCTCTGAGACAGAGGTGAAGGAGAAAGCCGAAGAGTCAGCCGCTCAGACTGACCAATCGGAGAAGGCCTCAGAAGAAGCTCCGGAAGTAACTGCCGCCGAGGGAGAGGAGAAGGAAAAAGAGAAGGAGAAAGACGGGAAGGAGGGAAAAGGAATAGCTCGATACCTGCCAACATGGCTTAAGAAGCAGAAGTCTCAG ACCTCCCCGAGCAAGGAGGAGCCAACCAACGGGGAAAGCGATAGCAAGGACGCACAGGAAGAGGACGGGCCTGTCCCAGCAGTGAACGGTCACGCAGAGGAAGAGAACGAGGCAGTAAAGTCGGACCAAGTGAAGGAAAAAGAAGTAGAATCTCATTCCACAGCCAGCGCAGACACCGAG CCTGCAAAGGAGGAGAAGCTGGAAGAGAGTGCTGAGAAAAGTCCCGAGGAGACCGCAGTGACAGAAGAAggagagggagcggaggaggagaagaaggagcAGGAAGGAGAAGGTGAAGCACAgggaggagaagaaggaggaggagaggaggcccATACATCTATTTTCCAGTCTCCTCTTCGACTGGTGAGGAAGAACAAGATGAAGCTGGCGGTGTGTCGCGTGACGCTCCTGGACGGGACAGACTTCACCTGCGAGGTGGAG AAACGTGCCAAGGGCCAATTCCTCTTCTTTAAGGTGTGTGAGCACCTTAACCTCATGGAGAAAGACTACTTTGGACTCGCTTACATTGACAGCCATGAACATAAg TGTTGGTTGGATCCCACTAAGGAAATCAAGAGACAGATACGCA GTAACAACTGTCAGTTTGCATTCAGCGTCAAGTTTTACCCCCCCGACCCCTCACTGCTCACTGAAGACAttaccag GTACCTGTTGTGTCTGCAGCTCCGTGAAGATGTGGCTTCTGGACGACTGCCTTGCTCCTTTGTCACTCACGCTCTGCTGGGGTCGTACACACTGCAG GCAGAAGCCGGTGACTATGAACCCGACCAGCCTCGGCCTCTGGACAACGTCGGTCAGCTGACCTTTGCGCCCAATCAGAACAAAGAGATGGAGGAGAAGATTCTTGAACTCCACAAGTCTCACAG GGGAATGACACCGGCACTAGCCGACGTCCAGTTTTTGGAAAATGCCAAGAAGCTTTCCATGTACGGGGTGGACCTGCACCATGCTAAG GATTCTGAGGGCGTGGACATCATGCTAGGTGTGTGCGCTAACGGACTCCTGGTTTACAAAGACAGGCTGCGGATCAACCGCTTCGCCTGGCCCAAAATCCTCAAGATTTCATACAAGAGGAACAACTTCTACATTAAGATCAGACCAGGAGAG ACGGAGCAGTTTGAGAGCACGGTGGGATTCAAACTCCAGAATCACCGCTCTGCCAAAAGGCTGTGGAAAGTCTGTGTGGAGAATCACAGCTTcttcag atTGAACGCACCCGAGCCCCCTGCCAAGGCCCGCTTCTTGACCCTGGGCTCCAAGTTCCGTTACAGTGGGCGGACCCAGGCCCAGACCCGCATGGCCAGCTCCCTCATAGACCGCCCCGAACCCTGCTTCGAACGCACCGCATCCAAACGCAGCAGCCGCAGTCTGGATGGAG CACCAATGATCAGCATTACTGAAGCCACATCTGAGAATGGACGTGATTCCCATCTGGATCTCCACTCAGActctaag GTTATGGAGGTGGACTTAAGCCCTGGTGATGCGGAAGCCACGCCCACCCAG TCACTGGGAGCCAGTGAGCCCGCCCCCTCTCAg GACCATGATAAGACCACGGACGAGGTTCTGAAACACCAAGCTAGCATTAGCCAGCTAAAGCGCTCCTTTATGGAGGCGccatctccctctcctcctcagcCCAACCAGTGGGAGAAACGTCTCACCTCCTCCCCCGCTCCAACGATACGTATTCAGCAGCAACAGCAAGTG AGTCTCGAGGAGGAGATAGCTTCTGTACTCCTCAGTAGACACTCTGGCTATTGTTCAGCTCCTCCTGCCTGCTGTACACCTGAACCGACTCTAGATGCTGATATAACCCCAGGCTCTACTTCCACACTCGCTGCCACTGAG GAGAGCGCGCCCCAACTGGAAGATGTCCCCGCCGCAGAAAACTTGATCTCTGAAACCAAAGAACCTGCAAAG ACGGCCGAAGTTGAAATCGAAGAAACCGTTGTCGTCCAAGAGATTTCCATAGCGCCCAAACCTGGACTCGTCTCGGTTACGAGCCCACAGGAAGTGACGGCGGAAAAGGAAGTAGTTGTAACGGTGGAAACGAAAGAGGCGAAGCAGGAGAGCGTTTCTTCGGAAAGCGAGAGCGAGGAAGAAGCGGAGTACCATCCGAATGTTTCTATCTGCCACACACAAATaccagaggaggaagaggaggaggaggaggaggaagagaaggaggaggaaAAGGGTGTGTCGGTTCCAGATGCTCCCTCCCTTCCCGCTGAAGTAGAAGAAGAGGAGatcgagaagaagaagaatgtagAGAAGGAAGTAGAAGCTAAGAGCAACGATGATCCAATCACAACACAGGCTACAAACGGTCACACCCTGCCGAAGGAAAGTGGTCTCGCCccggaagaagaagaggaggaagaggaagaggaagagctgaAAATGAACGGAGAAGCCTCTGTGGTGGAAGCAGAACCCCGGCCGCATGTTATTTGTTGCTCCGAG CCACCTGTGGTAAAGACAGAAATGGTGACTATATCAGACACGTTTGCAGCCCAGAAAACTGAGATAGCTACAAAAGAAGTTCCCATCGTACACACGGAAACCAAGACCATCACATACGAAGCCGCACAG TTGGATGGTAACGGCGATGGTGAGCCCGGTGTGCTGATGACAGCTCAGACAATCACCTCTGAATCTCTGTGTACTACTACaaccacacacattaccaag ATGTTAAAGGGCGGCTTATCAGAGACGAGAATTGAGAAACGCATCGTCATCACTGGAGACTGTGACATCGACCACGACCAG GCACTGGCCCAGGCCATTAAGGAGGCCAAAGAGCAGCATCCTGACATGTCTGTTACCAGAGTGGTGGTTCATAAAGAAACTGAGCTGGCTGAGGAGGAGGATTGA
- the epb41l2 gene encoding band 4.1-like protein 2 isoform X4 gives MTTEAGSETEVKEKAEESAAQTDQSEKASEEAPEVTAAEGEEKEKEKEKDGKEGKGIARYLPTWLKKQKSQTSPSKEEPTNGESDSKDAQEEDGPVPAVNGHAEEENEAVKSDQVKEKEVESHSTASADTEPAKEEKLEESAEKSPEETAVTEEGEGAEEEKKEQEGEGEAQGGEEGGGEEAHTSIFQSPLRLVRKNKMKLAVCRVTLLDGTDFTCEVEKRAKGQFLFFKVCEHLNLMEKDYFGLAYIDSHEHKCWLDPTKEIKRQIRSNNCQFAFSVKFYPPDPSLLTEDITRYLLCLQLREDVASGRLPCSFVTHALLGSYTLQAEAGDYEPDQPRPLDNVGQLTFAPNQNKEMEEKILELHKSHRGMTPALADVQFLENAKKLSMYGVDLHHAKDSEGVDIMLGVCANGLLVYKDRLRINRFAWPKILKISYKRNNFYIKIRPGETEQFESTVGFKLQNHRSAKRLWKVCVENHSFFRLNAPEPPAKARFLTLGSKFRYSGRTQAQTRMASSLIDRPEPCFERTASKRSSRSLDGAPMISITEATSENGRDSHLDLHSDSKVMEVDLSPGDAEATPTQSLGASEPAPSQDHDKTTDEVLKHQASISQLKRSFMEAPSPSPPQPNQWEKRLTSSPAPTIRIQQQQQVSLEEEIASVLLSRHSGYCSAPPACCTPEPTLDADITPGSTSTLAATEESAPQLEDVPAAENLISETKEPAKTAEVEIEETVVVQEISIAPKPGLVSVTSPQEVTAEKEVVVTVETKEAKQESVSSESESEEEAEYHPNVSICHTQIPEEEEEEEEEEEKEEEKGVSVPDAPSLPAEVEEEEIEKKKNVEKEVEAKSNDDPITTQATNGHTLPKESGLAPEEEEEEEEEEELKMNGEASVVEAEPRPHVICCSEPPVVKTEMVTISDTFAAQKTEIATKEVPIVHTETKTITYEAAQLDGNGDGEPGVLMTAQTITSESLCTTTTTHITKMLKGGLSETRIEKRIVITGDCDIDHDQS, from the exons ATGACGACAGAAGCGGGCTCTGAGACAGAGGTGAAGGAGAAAGCCGAAGAGTCAGCCGCTCAGACTGACCAATCGGAGAAGGCCTCAGAAGAAGCTCCGGAAGTAACTGCCGCCGAGGGAGAGGAGAAGGAAAAAGAGAAGGAGAAAGACGGGAAGGAGGGAAAAGGAATAGCTCGATACCTGCCAACATGGCTTAAGAAGCAGAAGTCTCAG ACCTCCCCGAGCAAGGAGGAGCCAACCAACGGGGAAAGCGATAGCAAGGACGCACAGGAAGAGGACGGGCCTGTCCCAGCAGTGAACGGTCACGCAGAGGAAGAGAACGAGGCAGTAAAGTCGGACCAAGTGAAGGAAAAAGAAGTAGAATCTCATTCCACAGCCAGCGCAGACACCGAG CCTGCAAAGGAGGAGAAGCTGGAAGAGAGTGCTGAGAAAAGTCCCGAGGAGACCGCAGTGACAGAAGAAggagagggagcggaggaggagaagaaggagcAGGAAGGAGAAGGTGAAGCACAgggaggagaagaaggaggaggagaggaggcccATACATCTATTTTCCAGTCTCCTCTTCGACTGGTGAGGAAGAACAAGATGAAGCTGGCGGTGTGTCGCGTGACGCTCCTGGACGGGACAGACTTCACCTGCGAGGTGGAG AAACGTGCCAAGGGCCAATTCCTCTTCTTTAAGGTGTGTGAGCACCTTAACCTCATGGAGAAAGACTACTTTGGACTCGCTTACATTGACAGCCATGAACATAAg TGTTGGTTGGATCCCACTAAGGAAATCAAGAGACAGATACGCA GTAACAACTGTCAGTTTGCATTCAGCGTCAAGTTTTACCCCCCCGACCCCTCACTGCTCACTGAAGACAttaccag GTACCTGTTGTGTCTGCAGCTCCGTGAAGATGTGGCTTCTGGACGACTGCCTTGCTCCTTTGTCACTCACGCTCTGCTGGGGTCGTACACACTGCAG GCAGAAGCCGGTGACTATGAACCCGACCAGCCTCGGCCTCTGGACAACGTCGGTCAGCTGACCTTTGCGCCCAATCAGAACAAAGAGATGGAGGAGAAGATTCTTGAACTCCACAAGTCTCACAG GGGAATGACACCGGCACTAGCCGACGTCCAGTTTTTGGAAAATGCCAAGAAGCTTTCCATGTACGGGGTGGACCTGCACCATGCTAAG GATTCTGAGGGCGTGGACATCATGCTAGGTGTGTGCGCTAACGGACTCCTGGTTTACAAAGACAGGCTGCGGATCAACCGCTTCGCCTGGCCCAAAATCCTCAAGATTTCATACAAGAGGAACAACTTCTACATTAAGATCAGACCAGGAGAG ACGGAGCAGTTTGAGAGCACGGTGGGATTCAAACTCCAGAATCACCGCTCTGCCAAAAGGCTGTGGAAAGTCTGTGTGGAGAATCACAGCTTcttcag atTGAACGCACCCGAGCCCCCTGCCAAGGCCCGCTTCTTGACCCTGGGCTCCAAGTTCCGTTACAGTGGGCGGACCCAGGCCCAGACCCGCATGGCCAGCTCCCTCATAGACCGCCCCGAACCCTGCTTCGAACGCACCGCATCCAAACGCAGCAGCCGCAGTCTGGATGGAG CACCAATGATCAGCATTACTGAAGCCACATCTGAGAATGGACGTGATTCCCATCTGGATCTCCACTCAGActctaag GTTATGGAGGTGGACTTAAGCCCTGGTGATGCGGAAGCCACGCCCACCCAG TCACTGGGAGCCAGTGAGCCCGCCCCCTCTCAg GACCATGATAAGACCACGGACGAGGTTCTGAAACACCAAGCTAGCATTAGCCAGCTAAAGCGCTCCTTTATGGAGGCGccatctccctctcctcctcagcCCAACCAGTGGGAGAAACGTCTCACCTCCTCCCCCGCTCCAACGATACGTATTCAGCAGCAACAGCAAGTG AGTCTCGAGGAGGAGATAGCTTCTGTACTCCTCAGTAGACACTCTGGCTATTGTTCAGCTCCTCCTGCCTGCTGTACACCTGAACCGACTCTAGATGCTGATATAACCCCAGGCTCTACTTCCACACTCGCTGCCACTGAG GAGAGCGCGCCCCAACTGGAAGATGTCCCCGCCGCAGAAAACTTGATCTCTGAAACCAAAGAACCTGCAAAG ACGGCCGAAGTTGAAATCGAAGAAACCGTTGTCGTCCAAGAGATTTCCATAGCGCCCAAACCTGGACTCGTCTCGGTTACGAGCCCACAGGAAGTGACGGCGGAAAAGGAAGTAGTTGTAACGGTGGAAACGAAAGAGGCGAAGCAGGAGAGCGTTTCTTCGGAAAGCGAGAGCGAGGAAGAAGCGGAGTACCATCCGAATGTTTCTATCTGCCACACACAAATaccagaggaggaagaggaggaggaggaggaggaagagaaggaggaggaaAAGGGTGTGTCGGTTCCAGATGCTCCCTCCCTTCCCGCTGAAGTAGAAGAAGAGGAGatcgagaagaagaagaatgtagAGAAGGAAGTAGAAGCTAAGAGCAACGATGATCCAATCACAACACAGGCTACAAACGGTCACACCCTGCCGAAGGAAAGTGGTCTCGCCccggaagaagaagaggaggaagaggaagaggaagagctgaAAATGAACGGAGAAGCCTCTGTGGTGGAAGCAGAACCCCGGCCGCATGTTATTTGTTGCTCCGAG CCACCTGTGGTAAAGACAGAAATGGTGACTATATCAGACACGTTTGCAGCCCAGAAAACTGAGATAGCTACAAAAGAAGTTCCCATCGTACACACGGAAACCAAGACCATCACATACGAAGCCGCACAG TTGGATGGTAACGGCGATGGTGAGCCCGGTGTGCTGATGACAGCTCAGACAATCACCTCTGAATCTCTGTGTACTACTACaaccacacacattaccaag ATGTTAAAGGGCGGCTTATCAGAGACGAGAATTGAGAAACGCATCGTCATCACTGGAGACTGTGACATCGACCACGACCAG AGCTGA
- the epb41l2 gene encoding band 4.1-like protein 2 isoform X5, translating to MTTEAGSETEVKEKAEESAAQTDQSEKASEEAPEVTAAEGEEKEKEKEKDGKEGKGIARYLPTWLKKQKSQTSPSKEEPTNGESDSKDAQEEDGPVPAVNGHAEEENEAVKSDQVKEKEVESHSTASADTEPAKEEKLEESAEKSPEETAVTEEGEGAEEEKKEQEGEGEAQGGEEGGGEEAHTSIFQSPLRLVRKNKMKLAVCRVTLLDGTDFTCEVEKRAKGQFLFFKVCEHLNLMEKDYFGLAYIDSHEHKCWLDPTKEIKRQIRSNNCQFAFSVKFYPPDPSLLTEDITRYLLCLQLREDVASGRLPCSFVTHALLGSYTLQAEAGDYEPDQPRPLDNVGQLTFAPNQNKEMEEKILELHKSHRGMTPALADVQFLENAKKLSMYGVDLHHAKDSEGVDIMLGVCANGLLVYKDRLRINRFAWPKILKISYKRNNFYIKIRPGETEQFESTVGFKLQNHRSAKRLWKVCVENHSFFRLNAPEPPAKARFLTLGSKFRYSGRTQAQTRMASSLIDRPEPCFERTASKRSSRSLDGAPMISITEATSENGRDSHLDLHSDSKVMEVDLSPGDAEATPTQSLGASEPAPSQDHDKTTDEVLKHQASISQLKRSFMEAPSPSPPQPNQWEKRLTSSPAPTIRIQQQQQVESAPQLEDVPAAENLISETKEPAKTAEVEIEETVVVQEISIAPKPGLVSVTSPQEVTAEKEVVVTVETKEAKQESVSSESESEEEAEYHPNVSICHTQIPEEEEEEEEEEEKEEEKGVSVPDAPSLPAEVEEEEIEKKKNVEKEVEAKSNDDPITTQATNGHTLPKESGLAPEEEEEEEEEEELKMNGEASVVEAEPRPHVICCSEPPVVKTEMVTISDTFAAQKTEIATKEVPIVHTETKTITYEAAQLDGNGDGEPGVLMTAQTITSESLCTTTTTHITKMLKGGLSETRIEKRIVITGDCDIDHDQALAQAIKEAKEQHPDMSVTRVVVHKETELAEEED from the exons ATGACGACAGAAGCGGGCTCTGAGACAGAGGTGAAGGAGAAAGCCGAAGAGTCAGCCGCTCAGACTGACCAATCGGAGAAGGCCTCAGAAGAAGCTCCGGAAGTAACTGCCGCCGAGGGAGAGGAGAAGGAAAAAGAGAAGGAGAAAGACGGGAAGGAGGGAAAAGGAATAGCTCGATACCTGCCAACATGGCTTAAGAAGCAGAAGTCTCAG ACCTCCCCGAGCAAGGAGGAGCCAACCAACGGGGAAAGCGATAGCAAGGACGCACAGGAAGAGGACGGGCCTGTCCCAGCAGTGAACGGTCACGCAGAGGAAGAGAACGAGGCAGTAAAGTCGGACCAAGTGAAGGAAAAAGAAGTAGAATCTCATTCCACAGCCAGCGCAGACACCGAG CCTGCAAAGGAGGAGAAGCTGGAAGAGAGTGCTGAGAAAAGTCCCGAGGAGACCGCAGTGACAGAAGAAggagagggagcggaggaggagaagaaggagcAGGAAGGAGAAGGTGAAGCACAgggaggagaagaaggaggaggagaggaggcccATACATCTATTTTCCAGTCTCCTCTTCGACTGGTGAGGAAGAACAAGATGAAGCTGGCGGTGTGTCGCGTGACGCTCCTGGACGGGACAGACTTCACCTGCGAGGTGGAG AAACGTGCCAAGGGCCAATTCCTCTTCTTTAAGGTGTGTGAGCACCTTAACCTCATGGAGAAAGACTACTTTGGACTCGCTTACATTGACAGCCATGAACATAAg TGTTGGTTGGATCCCACTAAGGAAATCAAGAGACAGATACGCA GTAACAACTGTCAGTTTGCATTCAGCGTCAAGTTTTACCCCCCCGACCCCTCACTGCTCACTGAAGACAttaccag GTACCTGTTGTGTCTGCAGCTCCGTGAAGATGTGGCTTCTGGACGACTGCCTTGCTCCTTTGTCACTCACGCTCTGCTGGGGTCGTACACACTGCAG GCAGAAGCCGGTGACTATGAACCCGACCAGCCTCGGCCTCTGGACAACGTCGGTCAGCTGACCTTTGCGCCCAATCAGAACAAAGAGATGGAGGAGAAGATTCTTGAACTCCACAAGTCTCACAG GGGAATGACACCGGCACTAGCCGACGTCCAGTTTTTGGAAAATGCCAAGAAGCTTTCCATGTACGGGGTGGACCTGCACCATGCTAAG GATTCTGAGGGCGTGGACATCATGCTAGGTGTGTGCGCTAACGGACTCCTGGTTTACAAAGACAGGCTGCGGATCAACCGCTTCGCCTGGCCCAAAATCCTCAAGATTTCATACAAGAGGAACAACTTCTACATTAAGATCAGACCAGGAGAG ACGGAGCAGTTTGAGAGCACGGTGGGATTCAAACTCCAGAATCACCGCTCTGCCAAAAGGCTGTGGAAAGTCTGTGTGGAGAATCACAGCTTcttcag atTGAACGCACCCGAGCCCCCTGCCAAGGCCCGCTTCTTGACCCTGGGCTCCAAGTTCCGTTACAGTGGGCGGACCCAGGCCCAGACCCGCATGGCCAGCTCCCTCATAGACCGCCCCGAACCCTGCTTCGAACGCACCGCATCCAAACGCAGCAGCCGCAGTCTGGATGGAG CACCAATGATCAGCATTACTGAAGCCACATCTGAGAATGGACGTGATTCCCATCTGGATCTCCACTCAGActctaag GTTATGGAGGTGGACTTAAGCCCTGGTGATGCGGAAGCCACGCCCACCCAG TCACTGGGAGCCAGTGAGCCCGCCCCCTCTCAg GACCATGATAAGACCACGGACGAGGTTCTGAAACACCAAGCTAGCATTAGCCAGCTAAAGCGCTCCTTTATGGAGGCGccatctccctctcctcctcagcCCAACCAGTGGGAGAAACGTCTCACCTCCTCCCCCGCTCCAACGATACGTATTCAGCAGCAACAGCAAGTG GAGAGCGCGCCCCAACTGGAAGATGTCCCCGCCGCAGAAAACTTGATCTCTGAAACCAAAGAACCTGCAAAG ACGGCCGAAGTTGAAATCGAAGAAACCGTTGTCGTCCAAGAGATTTCCATAGCGCCCAAACCTGGACTCGTCTCGGTTACGAGCCCACAGGAAGTGACGGCGGAAAAGGAAGTAGTTGTAACGGTGGAAACGAAAGAGGCGAAGCAGGAGAGCGTTTCTTCGGAAAGCGAGAGCGAGGAAGAAGCGGAGTACCATCCGAATGTTTCTATCTGCCACACACAAATaccagaggaggaagaggaggaggaggaggaggaagagaaggaggaggaaAAGGGTGTGTCGGTTCCAGATGCTCCCTCCCTTCCCGCTGAAGTAGAAGAAGAGGAGatcgagaagaagaagaatgtagAGAAGGAAGTAGAAGCTAAGAGCAACGATGATCCAATCACAACACAGGCTACAAACGGTCACACCCTGCCGAAGGAAAGTGGTCTCGCCccggaagaagaagaggaggaagaggaagaggaagagctgaAAATGAACGGAGAAGCCTCTGTGGTGGAAGCAGAACCCCGGCCGCATGTTATTTGTTGCTCCGAG CCACCTGTGGTAAAGACAGAAATGGTGACTATATCAGACACGTTTGCAGCCCAGAAAACTGAGATAGCTACAAAAGAAGTTCCCATCGTACACACGGAAACCAAGACCATCACATACGAAGCCGCACAG TTGGATGGTAACGGCGATGGTGAGCCCGGTGTGCTGATGACAGCTCAGACAATCACCTCTGAATCTCTGTGTACTACTACaaccacacacattaccaag ATGTTAAAGGGCGGCTTATCAGAGACGAGAATTGAGAAACGCATCGTCATCACTGGAGACTGTGACATCGACCACGACCAG GCACTGGCCCAGGCCATTAAGGAGGCCAAAGAGCAGCATCCTGACATGTCTGTTACCAGAGTGGTGGTTCATAAAGAAACTGAGCTGGCTGAGGAGGAGGATTGA